The genomic stretch TATCCGTTCCTGAACCCAGAAACTTAAGATAGCAACCAATGAAATAAACTGGACAAGTATTTAGAAGAACCTTAAAATAGGAACAGAAGAATTAAAAATAATACAGGGAGGTTTCTGATGAAGATATTGGTATTAGGCGGAACCAGGTTTTTTGGTATTCACCTGGTGAAGGATTTACTTGAAAAAGGACATGAGGTTACCATTGCCACAAGAGGAAAAATGCCGGATCCTTTCGGTGAAAGGGTAAACAGACTGAAAGTAGACCGGACAGATAAAAGAGCAATGAAGGATACCTTTAATGGAAAAGTGTACGATATGGTCTATGATGATATAGCTTATAGCTCCAATGATGTGAAATGTGCACTGGAGAATATCCGCTGCAGCCGTTATATCCTGGTGTCTACCATATCTGTTTATGACAGCTTTCATAAGGATATCAAAGAAGAGGAATTTGACCCTTATAAGGGAGAAATCATATGGTGTAACAGAGAAGACTTCACTTATAATATTATAAAGCAGCAGGCAGAGAAAGCGCTGTTTCAGGAGTATAAAGACCAGCCCTCCATAGCAGTACGCTTACCTCTGGTAATTGGGAAAGATGATTATACCGAGAGGCTCTTATTCTATGTGGAGCATGTGAAGAAGGATATCCCAATGTATATTGATAACCTGGAGGAGGAGCTGGTATTCATACATTCTATTGAGGCAGGGAAGTTTCTGTCTTTTCTCAGCGAAACGAATTATACAGGAATTCTTAATGCCAGCAGTCAGGGAACGCTTACTTTAAAAGAAATCATTACTTATGTGGAAGAAAAGACTGGTAAAACTGCACACCTTTCAAAAGAAGGTGAAGCAGCACCTTATAACGGTGCTGGAAATTACAGTATTCTTACTGAGCGGGCAGAAAAGCTTGGGTATTCTTTTACGAAGCTTAGAGATTTTGTATTTGATATTTTGGATTATTACATTGCATTGTAAAATTTCAGATAGGGCAAAATGCCAGTAGCCAAATTAAAAAAAGTGGTATACAATAGATGTAGTTATGATAATTATTACTATTACTATATATTGTATAAATTTATTTCTTTAGGAGGTTAGTGCCCATGGATATCATGATAAAAAAACGTAACGGAAATCTGGAGCCGTTATATGTAGAAAAGACCAAGAAGATGGTAGCTTATGCCTGCCAGGATCTTGCCGGCTGTGATCCGGCTGAGCTGGAGATGGACTCCAATATTCAGTTCAGAGATGGTATGAGCACAAAGGAAATACAAAAGATCTTGATTCAGACAGCCATTGAAAAGACCATACAGACCACCAGAGATTCCTTTGGCAATGAAATCAAGAAGACGAATATAGACTGGCAGTATGCAGCTGCGAGACTTTTGATGTCGGATCTCTATAAAGAAGCTGCTATTAACAGAGGTTATGAGCATTTCGGTTACGGAGATTTTTATGAGCTGGTAGAAAAACTGACAGCGCTAAAATACTATGGCACTTATCTTAGCGAAGAGTACAGCAAAGAAGAAATCATGGAGCTGGGTAATTACATAAAGCCTGAAAGAGACCTTCTATTTAATTACGAAGGCATGAAACTTCTGGCTGACAGATATCTCATACAAGGTTTTGACAAAGAGGTGTACGAACTTCCGCAGGAACGTTTTATGATAATTGCCATGCATCTGGCTATTCCAGAAAAGAAAGAGAAAGCCCGGTATGCAAAAAAATTCTATGATATCCTGAGTGAACTTAAGATGACTGTTGCAACACCTACCCTTGCCGCAGCAGGAACACCTTTTCACCAACTGAGCAGCTGCTTCATCTCTGTGGTAGGGGATAATTTATGGTCCATCTATGATGTAAATTCAAAGTTTGCCAGTGTTTCCAAGCACGGCGGGGCACTTGGAATATATATGGGGAAGGTCAGAGCCCTGAACAGTGAAATCAGGGGATATAAGAATACCTCCGGCGGAGTGGTTCCCTGGATAAGGCTATATAATGATACTGCAGTTGCAGTAGACCAATTAGGCAGAAGAAAAGGAGGAGCTTCTGTTACCCTTGATATCTGGCATCAGGACCTGTATGAATTCCTGGATCTTAAGACCAATAACGGCGATGACAGAAGAAAAGCCCATGATGTATTTCCGGCTTTAAGTATACCGGATCTGTTCATGAAGAGATTAGAAGAAAGAGGGGAATGGTCTTTATTTGATCCCTATGAAGTTCATAAGATAATGGGCTTTTATTTGGAGGACTGCTATGATGAAGAAGAAGGCGGAGAATTTACGAGACGTTACCTTGCCTGCGAGGAGAACAGTGCTATAAAGAGGACAACAGTATCCACTCTGGATATCATGAAGAAGGTCATGAAATCCGCCGTAGAAACGGGAACTCCTTTTATCTTCTACAGAGATACGGTTAACAGAGCCAATCCCAACAAACATGCAGGAATGATATATGCCTCCAATCTATGCCATGAGATAGCCCAGAACATGAGTGAATCCATGCTCTTTGAGGAAACGATTCAGGAGAACAAGGGGGAGATGGAGGTATCCGTTAAGATTAAGGCAGGTGATATGGTTACCTGTAACTTAAATTCCGTGAATTTAGGACGTGTTGACAGAGAAGATTTAAAGAATATTATTCCATTGCAGATTCGCATGTTGGACAATGTTATCACTTTAAACCAGTCTCCGGTTTCAGAGGCCAGAATAACGAGTGACAAGTACCGTGCCATCGGCCTTGGAACCAGCGGCTATCATCACTATCTGGTAAATCATAAAATTCATTGGGAAAGTGAAGAACATTTTGCCGAAGCTGACCTTTTATTCGAAGAAATCGCTTATCAGGCAATCAAGGCTTCCTGTGAACTGGCGAAAGAGAAAGGTGCTTATCCAGCATTTCACGGTTCCCAGTGGGAGACTGGTGAATATTTTGACAGCAGAGGTTATAACAGTGAGAGATGGCTTGTATTAAAGGAAGAGGTTAAGAAATACGGACTTCGTAACGGATATCTGACTGCTGTTGCTCCAACTGGCAGTACATCGAATATAGCTGGCACGACAGCTGGCATTGATCCTATCTTCCGCAAATTCTTTATTGAAGAGAAAAAAGGAAGCTTTACCCCAAAGGCAGCACCAGACCTGACAGAGGAGAATTTCTGGTTCTATAAGGAAGCTCATCATATAAATCAGCTCTACAGCATCAAAGCCTGCGGAATAAGACAACGGCATATTGACCAGTCCCAGTCCTTTAACCTTTATATTACACCAGAGGTTAAAGCAAAAGATATCTTAAACCTCTATGTGGAAGCCTGGAAGAATGGGGTCAAAACCATATACTATATTCGTAACCAGTCTCTTGAGATGGATGAATGCACAAGCTGCTCCAGCTAATACAAACATATAGCAAAGTATACAAATAATTTAGAATAAAAAGATAAACAATGTTTCTAATAGGTTTTTCAATATAAAAGATAGAAAATGCAGGAAGGAAATTACCATGATTAAGAAAAAAATCTTTAATGAATATGGTGTAAGAGGTACTGAAACACTGATAGAAGGAAATACAACAAATCTTAGAGAATGGAACAGAATAAAGTATACATGGGCTAAGACTTTTTATCGCACCATGCTGAATAATTTCTGGATACCCGAAGAGATCTCTCTAAATGAGGATGTGAAACAATTCCCTCTCTTAACCAATGGGGAGAGAAATGCATTTGACAAAATCATCTCCTTCCTGAATTTTCTGGATTCTATCCAGAGTGAGAACCTGCCGAACCTTTCCAGATATGTGACAGCTCCGGAGATTTCCTCCCTTCTTAACATACAGGCCTTTCAGGAAGAAATTCATGCCCAGAGCTATTCCTATATCTTGGACACAGTTACCAATCCCGTAACCAGAGATAAGATCTATGATGAGTGGAGGGAAGATAAGCAGCTTTTAGCCAGAAACAGATATATAGCAAACATTTATCAGGAATTTAATGAGAACCCCAACACAGAGAACTTTATCCGTACAGTAACAGCCAATTATATTCTCGAGGGTATCTATTTCTATTCCGGTTTCAGTTTCTTCTATACCCTTGCCAGACAAGGTAAGATGACAGCGACCAGTACAATCTTTAAATACATTAACAGGGATGAAATAACTCACCTGGTATTATTCCAGAATATAATAAAGGAACTTCGAAACGAGAAGCCGGAGATATTTACACCTGAAATTCTGGAACAGATCAGGGAAATGATGAGAACCGGTGTAGAACATGAGATAACCTGGGGACAATACGTTACCAATAACGAAATATTGGGGATAAATAATTCACTGATAGAAAAATACATTAAATATCTGGGCAATCAGAGGTTAAAGGCAATCGGCCTGGAGGAGCTATATCCGGAAATTACAGAGAATCCCATGGCCTGGATTGATGGTTTTTCAAGCCTTAACCAGACCAAGACGGATTTCTTTGAAGCGAAGGTAACCAATTATACGAAAGCGGCTGCTTATGATTTTGATGACCTGGAATAACAATTAGAAGCCCATTGCAGTTTTAACCGTATCGGAGAGTTCTTTGGTGGTCATTAGCTCAAGAAGTTTTAAGGCAACATATGGGCTTGTCTGAGGGCAGTAAGAAGTAATGATATTTCCATCAGTCACAACAGGTTCATTCATGACAACCGCACCAAACTCTGCCAGTTGTTTCTGGCGCCTGCCGCCGCTCAAGTGATAGGTGGTCGCTCTTTTTCCCTTTAGGATTCCACTCTTACCAAGGGAGAGGGCAGCCACACATATGGCAGCCACAGGTTTACCACTCTGATGGAAGTTACGGATTAAGTTAAGAAACCTTTCATCATAAGCTTCTTCATAAAAGCCGTAATCTTCAAAGCCGCCGGGAATAGCAAGAGCATCATAATCCTCAGGATTCACCCTGTCAATAACCGTATCTGCTATAACCGGTATGTGGAAGGTACTGATGACCTGCTCTGTAAATCCGCAGGTGTGGAGGGCAATATCTGAGCCAAAATCTTCCCGTGCCCAGCCAAATACGTCCACAAAAGCGGAGAATTCCATGGTTTCAAAGCCTTTTGCTAATAACAGTAATACTTTCATAAGTGCCTCCCTTTCCTGTATGCAGGTAAATTGTGTTATGGATGATTAGAGTATATATAAGATTGTAGAAGTTATCAATCCTTTTTACAAAAACCATGTTAAGTAAAATATTGAGCATAACGTCTTGCAGCCTTGAAGGCTGTAAGACGTTTAAATAGTTTATTATAGTGATATATATAGAAGAAAGGGTGAAAAGCAAATAATTTCACCACGCTTTTGTATAAGCGTATTTTCGTACGCAGATTGGAGATTAAGTTGATTAAAGTACTGTTTGTCTGTTTGGGAAATATCTGCCGTTCGCCAATGGCAGAATATGTGTTTAAAGATATGCTGGAACAGAAGGGACTTTCGGATAAATTTTTTGTTGCCTCAGCTGCTACCAGCAGCGAAGAGGTGGGGAATGGAGTTCACAGAGGCACCAGAAATAAACTAAAGGAAGCCGGAATTGATGCTTCTCAAAAAAGGGCGGTTCAGCTAAAGAGAGAGGATTATAGCCGGTATGATTATATCCTTGGCATGGAACAGAGTAATCTGACATCCATGGAGAGGATTTTTGGGGGCGACAAAGAAGGGAAAGTAAAGCGGCTCCTTGATTTGTCCGATAAACCCAGAGATATTGCAGATCCCTGGTATACCGGAGACTTTGATAAGACTTATGAAGACGTATGTGAAGGGTGTGAACGGTTGCTTGCTTATCTATGCAAAGAAATCAAATTATGACCAAATTGTTACGCAAAAGATGTCTCTATTTGTCTGTTATCGTAATATACATTTAATGAAAACGTAATTAAAATGCCAAGCATTTAACACCTTTCTATGTTATTATGGTATTGTATGAATGAGTTAGGATACAGTCAAATAGAATATACAAATAGAAGGTGTAAAGATGAATGAAGTGGTAAATAAAAAAATAAATAAAGGTACCAAAAGCAGCGATATAGCTAAAAAAGTACTTCTTTATGGTGGAGTTGCCATAGTCGTTCCAGTGATTCTGGTATATCTGTTTCTTTCATTTTATTATAAAGATCATTTTTATAATAAAACCAGCATTAACGGAGTAAATGTCTCTGGCATGACGGTAGACGAAGCGGAAGCAGCCATTAACGCAGAAGTTGAAGACTATGTACTGACTATAAAGGAAAGAAATGACCTGACAGAGAAGATATATGGAGAGGATGTAGGTCTACATACTGTATATGATGGAGATTTCTCTGAATTGCTGGCAGCACAGAATCCCTATGCATGGCCGTCTTCTCTAACGAAACAACATGATATAACTCTTAATGCGGCGCTGGAATATGACGAAGATCTGCTAAAAGAGTATTTTGAAGGATTAAAAACCTTCGCTCCGGATTATGAAATGGAGCCTACAGATGCCCATATTTCTGAGTATGGTGAAAATGGCTATGAATTAGTCAAAGAAGAACATGGTGCAAAGGTTGACCGGGATAAGATGTATGAAGTTGTGAAAGAAGCAATTATCAAGTTGGAGCCGGAACTGTCCCTGGAAGATGCAGAGGTATATCTGAAACCAACCATATATTCCGATAACGAAAACCTTAAAAAGGCCCTTACCAAGCTTAATAAGATGGCAGGAAGCCAGATTACCTATCAATTCGGAGATGTTACAGAAGTACTTGACGGATCAAAAATCAGTCAGTGGCTGACCGTGGACGATAAGATGAAAGTTCAGTTAAACGAAGAAGGCGTAAAAGAGTTTGTAGATTACATAGGAAAGAATTATAATTCCTTTGGAAGAACCCGTACTTTTAAGACCTCCTACGGTGATGTTATCGAAATAAAAGGCGGTGATTACGGCTGGTGGCTTGACAGAGCTACTGAAAAAGCAGATTTGCTGAACCTTATAAAAGAAGGACAGCAGCTGGTAAGAGAACCTGCTTATTTTCAAACTGCACAGCAATATGGTTCCGATGATATCGGAGATACTTATGTGGAGGTAAATCTTACAGCCCAGCATCTATATTTTTATAAAGAAGGAAAACTTATTGTGGAAACGGATTTTGTATCCGGTAATCTGTCAAGAGGCTGGGGAACACCTGTAGGTACATATCCGGTGCAGTATAAGGAAAATGATGCAACACTTACAGGGGAAGATTATTCTACTCCCGTTAAATACTGGATGCCCTTTAATAGAAATATAGGATTTCATGATGCAAACTGGAGGTCAACCTTCGGGGGTAAGATCTATATGACAAGCGGTTCCCATGGATGTATCAATATGCCGCCAAAAGCAGCTAAAACCATGTTTGAGAATATCAAACGAGGAGTAGCCGTAGTGGTATATGAACTGCCGGGAACAGAAAGCTATAACAAAGATAATAAAGAGAACCTGGTAACTGACCCTGCCGATAACAAGAAGGTAGATGACAGCCAGAATACTGATAACAGCAATAATGAATAAGGAACAACAGAATTGTATACTGATAAATATGAAAAGCTGTATGGTTATAGGCCATGCAGCTTTTCATATTGCAAAAATCATGGGCTGAATTATATCAGGGAAAAATTAAATGGGTAAATACTGGATTATCGAGCTATAATGTATACTAAAAAGCAAATGAAAAAGCAACAGCATTTCGATTACAAAAGTGGCTTCTTGAGTACAAAACCTGCATTTCGAATATAAAAGTGGCGTTTTGTTTACAAATATTCAGTTGTCGTTTACAAACATTGCATCTCATTTTACAAAGTGGCATCTCGCTTTACTATTAACCTTCCTGTAATAGTTCCTGTAATAGTTCTGTAGTTAGTTTTGTTGAAATGGTATTTAGATGTTGACAAAAAGTAAAGCATAGATTACAATTTGATAAGGAGGTGTTACGTTGATACGGAATCGAATTAAAGTCCTGAGAGCAGAGCATGATTGGACACAGGCCGATTTGGCTGATAGAGTAGGAATTTCCCGGCAGGCAATCATATCAATTGAGAAGTATAAATATACTCCCTCATTGGAATTAGCTTTTAAGATTGCAGAGATTTTCCATGTCTCAATCAGTGAGGTTTTTGAATTCAAGGAGGATGAAAACAATGAATAATCAAACTATTATTCTGGTATTTCTTTTAGTTACTACTGGTATTACACTTTTTCTCTATGTCTGGAAAGCAAAAAAGGAGATTGAATACAAAAAGGATGAACGCTGGCAGTTGCTACAGAATAAAGCGAATAACGCAGCAAACTATTCATTTAGTATTTTGATAGTAATAGTGGCAATAGGGTCTATTGTACCGCTATTTTACGATATACAGTTATCCTTTACCTTTAACCAGGTTTTAATTTATGCTATGCTTTTTGTTGGTTTACGCAATGGGATAGAATTGTTTGCCTTAAGATATTTTGATAAGCGGCTGTAACTTTCGAAACAAACAGAAGATGGAGAATATTTATGCTCATAAGCTGTACAGGACTGTTGAATTAATGAGCTAATTGATTTCTATAGCCTTAGAAGCTGTTTAACGATCTACAGCTTCTAAGATAGTGATTTTATACCTGTTTCTTTGAATAAAGATAACCTGCGAAGCACACGAGTCCGCAGAATACGATAAACAAGCTTACATATAAGGGATTGGAGATAAGCCCGCCAATTAGTATAATGGCAGAACCGGCAAGACCAAAGATAGGGCAGATAAAACCTTTGAAGAAACTGGTTACAACATTTGTCTTTTTCAGTTTAAGTACTTTGATATAAAGCACCATATAGCACATATAGCTGAAAACGATGGCTATTTCACTGATATCACTGCCTCCCAGGATTCCACTCTTCATGGTAATATAGTGCAGAAGCATCCATACTGCCGCAGTAATATAAGCGCAGATAGCGGAAGGTATTGAAATCTCGTATTTGGGATGGAGCTTTGCAATCGAATCGGAAGAAGGAAGCATCTTCTTGGCTGCAAGACTTTGAGGCATACGGATACTTCCAAGGGTCATACCGTTAACAACGCCAAGTACGGATATAATAATTAAAAAGAGCAAAATCCTTGTCCCCATGTTTCCAAGAAGAATTTCCCCGGCCTTGTTAACTGCTTCATTCCCGGTAGCCATAATGTATTCCGAGCCTAACATATTATTTAAACCTAAGAAATAGAGCAGATAAACAACCAGTACGGTCAAAGGCCCGATGATAAGTGCCAGTGGCATGTTTTTCTTAGGATTTTTCACTTCGTGGGTAATATTTACGGATACGATCCAGCCATCAAAAGAGAAGGCAATAGGAGCCAGGGCAGCAAGCCAGGCAAAACCGATGGGAGAACTATCAACCACAGCTGCTCCGGCAGGTAGCTCAATAGCTTGTCCATGATAGAAAAGTCCGGTTATAGCGATAACAAGGAGAGGTACCAGTTTTACAATCGTGGTTAGATTTTGTATATATCCACCCAGTTTATAAGAGAGGATGTTAACACCGTAAAAAAAGGTGAAAATGACAAAACCAAGCAGAACCTGCTGTTCTAGACTTGCATCAATTCCTAAAAAGGAAAAGATATAAATTGCTGAAACCCATGAAATGACAGCATTAATGGTAGGGAAATAGATAAAGGTCTGAAACCAGCCAAAACCATTGGCAGTCTTAACAGATATGAATTCCTCGAAATAGCTGATGATTCCGCCGCTGTTTTTGGTACGGACAGAAAGTTCCGTAAGGGTTAGGCTTCCGAAAATGATACTGAAGGCACCGATGATAAATACCAATACGCCAAGACCTACATTTCCGCCTGTGTAAGTGAGTACATCGTCACTTTTGAAAAAAATACCGGAACCGATTACTATACCAATTATCATGGCGGTAGCTGTAAACAGTCCGTAATGTTCCTGCTGCTTGCTTTTGTTTTCCATATAACTCCTTATATTTGTGCTATTTTTATAAATATACTGTACTATTTTAATATTATATATCAATTTTGTCAAAAGCTTTCTTCTAATGAAAACTTAATATTTTCATAAACAAAAATTAATTGCATTAACAAGTGGTTATTGATATGATTAACAAGAAATATTATCCAACTGATGACTAATTTTACCGGATATATTTATAAATAATTATTATATACTAAAAAATTTATAGATTTCTGCCATAAACTTATCAGATGGGTATGAATAAAGGGTAAGGAGAGAGAGAAAATGTCGTTGATTGTCAAAAACATAACAAAGAAATATGGTGACAAACTGGTCGTGGAGGATTTGAGCTTTTCCATCGAAAGACCAGGAGTATATGCCCTCCTAGGTACCAATGGTGCCGGTAAAACAACCTCATTGCGTATACTTCTGGGAATGCTGTCAAAGGACGGAGGAGAAATACTCTGGAAAGGAAATCCTCTTGATACGGTCAATGCCAATATTGGATATCTGGCAGAGGAGCGAGGACTGTATCCGAAATATTCCCTGTTAGATCAGTTGTTATACTTCGCAAATTTAAGAAATGTTCCAAAGAAAACTGCTTTAAGCAGACTCGAATACTGGTCAGACAGGCTGTCTGTGACAGAGTATGTATTCCCGCCCAAGGTAAAGGGAAAGAAGAATCCCAAGGCAAATAAAGCAGACCAGCTATCCAAAGGTAATCAGCAGAAGATTCAGTTGATGGCGGCGCTTATATCCGATCCGGAGCTGATTATATTGGATGAACCTTTAAGCGGACTGGATCCCGTAAATACGGAATTGTTCAAGGGAATTATCAGAGAAGAAATCGCAAAAGATAAGTTCCTCATCATGTCCAGTCATCAGATGCCGGTTATTGAAGAATTCTGTTCGGATATAACAATCCTAAACAGAGGTAAGGCAGTGCTTCAGGGAAATTTGAATACCATAAAGAAAAGCTATGGCAGGGTTAATCTCTTTGTTAAGAGTGATGTTGAGATTGCCTCTTATATTGAAAGCTTTGGAATAGAGATAACAAATAAGACACCGGGAGAATACCAGCTTAAGGTACTGGGTGAGGAGCAGGCTATGGCTTTCTTGACCAAACTGATTGAGGATAAGATTCCGATTGTTAAGTTTGAACTGAGGGAGCCTTCACTCCATGAAATATTCATAGAAAAGGTGGGAGAAGTTCATGAAGAAAAGTAGTGTAAGCGGTTGGAGGGATGTGTTTTCTTTTACCCTTAGAGAGACCCTAAAGAACAAGGCTTACCAGATTTCCTTTCTGATCATGGCGCTGTTAGCGTTGGTATCGATGCCGTTAGTTCAATATTTAACAGGAAATATAGCTACGGACAGTGAGGAAATCAGTGCTGTTAAAATGGTATATATACACAACCTTACAACGGTTACGGAACCGGATTTTACTTCTCTAAAAGAGGAGGCGGCGTACAGGGATGTGCAATTTGTAAATCTTACAGAAGATTATGATACTGTTGCCAAGCGGATACAGGAAACAGAGGACACATCTGTGTTACTTACAATAACAGAAGCAAACGGTGGTTATCAGTTACATTTTGAGAAAGCTGCCAAAGGACCTGTAAAGGATGGAGCAATGTCTGCTTTTGCTGATAAAGTATACACAGCTTTTGATAAATATCGCCTGAGCCAGGCTGGGGTCACTGAAGAACAGAACAATATCCTTCATACCAGAACGGAAGGAAAAACCCTGAGACTGGATGCTTCCGGCAATCTTACAGAAGAGAAGAACAGCGCGATTTCCATGAATGAATACTGGTTTATCTATGGAATACTATTCGTC from Anaerocolumna sp. AGMB13020 encodes the following:
- a CDS encoding DJ-1/PfpI family protein, whose protein sequence is MKVLLLLAKGFETMEFSAFVDVFGWAREDFGSDIALHTCGFTEQVISTFHIPVIADTVIDRVNPEDYDALAIPGGFEDYGFYEEAYDERFLNLIRNFHQSGKPVAAICVAALSLGKSGILKGKRATTYHLSGGRRQKQLAEFGAVVMNEPVVTDGNIITSYCPQTSPYVALKLLELMTTKELSDTVKTAMGF
- a CDS encoding ribonucleoside-diphosphate reductase subunit alpha, coding for MDIMIKKRNGNLEPLYVEKTKKMVAYACQDLAGCDPAELEMDSNIQFRDGMSTKEIQKILIQTAIEKTIQTTRDSFGNEIKKTNIDWQYAAARLLMSDLYKEAAINRGYEHFGYGDFYELVEKLTALKYYGTYLSEEYSKEEIMELGNYIKPERDLLFNYEGMKLLADRYLIQGFDKEVYELPQERFMIIAMHLAIPEKKEKARYAKKFYDILSELKMTVATPTLAAAGTPFHQLSSCFISVVGDNLWSIYDVNSKFASVSKHGGALGIYMGKVRALNSEIRGYKNTSGGVVPWIRLYNDTAVAVDQLGRRKGGASVTLDIWHQDLYEFLDLKTNNGDDRRKAHDVFPALSIPDLFMKRLEERGEWSLFDPYEVHKIMGFYLEDCYDEEEGGEFTRRYLACEENSAIKRTTVSTLDIMKKVMKSAVETGTPFIFYRDTVNRANPNKHAGMIYASNLCHEIAQNMSESMLFEETIQENKGEMEVSVKIKAGDMVTCNLNSVNLGRVDREDLKNIIPLQIRMLDNVITLNQSPVSEARITSDKYRAIGLGTSGYHHYLVNHKIHWESEEHFAEADLLFEEIAYQAIKASCELAKEKGAYPAFHGSQWETGEYFDSRGYNSERWLVLKEEVKKYGLRNGYLTAVAPTGSTSNIAGTTAGIDPIFRKFFIEEKKGSFTPKAAPDLTEENFWFYKEAHHINQLYSIKACGIRQRHIDQSQSFNLYITPEVKAKDILNLYVEAWKNGVKTIYYIRNQSLEMDECTSCSS
- a CDS encoding low molecular weight protein-tyrosine-phosphatase → MIKVLFVCLGNICRSPMAEYVFKDMLEQKGLSDKFFVASAATSSEEVGNGVHRGTRNKLKEAGIDASQKRAVQLKREDYSRYDYILGMEQSNLTSMERIFGGDKEGKVKRLLDLSDKPRDIADPWYTGDFDKTYEDVCEGCERLLAYLCKEIKL
- a CDS encoding ABC transporter ATP-binding protein, whose product is MSLIVKNITKKYGDKLVVEDLSFSIERPGVYALLGTNGAGKTTSLRILLGMLSKDGGEILWKGNPLDTVNANIGYLAEERGLYPKYSLLDQLLYFANLRNVPKKTALSRLEYWSDRLSVTEYVFPPKVKGKKNPKANKADQLSKGNQQKIQLMAALISDPELIILDEPLSGLDPVNTELFKGIIREEIAKDKFLIMSSHQMPVIEEFCSDITILNRGKAVLQGNLNTIKKSYGRVNLFVKSDVEIASYIESFGIEITNKTPGEYQLKVLGEEQAMAFLTKLIEDKIPIVKFELREPSLHEIFIEKVGEVHEEK
- a CDS encoding helix-turn-helix transcriptional regulator; protein product: MIRNRIKVLRAEHDWTQADLADRVGISRQAIISIEKYKYTPSLELAFKIAEIFHVSISEVFEFKEDENNE
- a CDS encoding APC family permease — its product is MENKSKQQEHYGLFTATAMIIGIVIGSGIFFKSDDVLTYTGGNVGLGVLVFIIGAFSIIFGSLTLTELSVRTKNSGGIISYFEEFISVKTANGFGWFQTFIYFPTINAVISWVSAIYIFSFLGIDASLEQQVLLGFVIFTFFYGVNILSYKLGGYIQNLTTIVKLVPLLVIAITGLFYHGQAIELPAGAAVVDSSPIGFAWLAALAPIAFSFDGWIVSVNITHEVKNPKKNMPLALIIGPLTVLVVYLLYFLGLNNMLGSEYIMATGNEAVNKAGEILLGNMGTRILLFLIIISVLGVVNGMTLGSIRMPQSLAAKKMLPSSDSIAKLHPKYEISIPSAICAYITAAVWMLLHYITMKSGILGGSDISEIAIVFSYMCYMVLYIKVLKLKKTNVVTSFFKGFICPIFGLAGSAIILIGGLISNPLYVSLFIVFCGLVCFAGYLYSKKQV
- a CDS encoding ribonucleotide-diphosphate reductase subunit beta: MIKKKIFNEYGVRGTETLIEGNTTNLREWNRIKYTWAKTFYRTMLNNFWIPEEISLNEDVKQFPLLTNGERNAFDKIISFLNFLDSIQSENLPNLSRYVTAPEISSLLNIQAFQEEIHAQSYSYILDTVTNPVTRDKIYDEWREDKQLLARNRYIANIYQEFNENPNTENFIRTVTANYILEGIYFYSGFSFFYTLARQGKMTATSTIFKYINRDEITHLVLFQNIIKELRNEKPEIFTPEILEQIREMMRTGVEHEITWGQYVTNNEILGINNSLIEKYIKYLGNQRLKAIGLEELYPEITENPMAWIDGFSSLNQTKTDFFEAKVTNYTKAAAYDFDDLE
- a CDS encoding NAD-dependent epimerase/dehydratase family protein produces the protein MKILVLGGTRFFGIHLVKDLLEKGHEVTIATRGKMPDPFGERVNRLKVDRTDKRAMKDTFNGKVYDMVYDDIAYSSNDVKCALENIRCSRYILVSTISVYDSFHKDIKEEEFDPYKGEIIWCNREDFTYNIIKQQAEKALFQEYKDQPSIAVRLPLVIGKDDYTERLLFYVEHVKKDIPMYIDNLEEELVFIHSIEAGKFLSFLSETNYTGILNASSQGTLTLKEIITYVEEKTGKTAHLSKEGEAAPYNGAGNYSILTERAEKLGYSFTKLRDFVFDILDYYIAL
- a CDS encoding L,D-transpeptidase family protein; the protein is MNEVVNKKINKGTKSSDIAKKVLLYGGVAIVVPVILVYLFLSFYYKDHFYNKTSINGVNVSGMTVDEAEAAINAEVEDYVLTIKERNDLTEKIYGEDVGLHTVYDGDFSELLAAQNPYAWPSSLTKQHDITLNAALEYDEDLLKEYFEGLKTFAPDYEMEPTDAHISEYGENGYELVKEEHGAKVDRDKMYEVVKEAIIKLEPELSLEDAEVYLKPTIYSDNENLKKALTKLNKMAGSQITYQFGDVTEVLDGSKISQWLTVDDKMKVQLNEEGVKEFVDYIGKNYNSFGRTRTFKTSYGDVIEIKGGDYGWWLDRATEKADLLNLIKEGQQLVREPAYFQTAQQYGSDDIGDTYVEVNLTAQHLYFYKEGKLIVETDFVSGNLSRGWGTPVGTYPVQYKENDATLTGEDYSTPVKYWMPFNRNIGFHDANWRSTFGGKIYMTSGSHGCINMPPKAAKTMFENIKRGVAVVVYELPGTESYNKDNKENLVTDPADNKKVDDSQNTDNSNNE